Proteins encoded in a region of the Rutidosis leptorrhynchoides isolate AG116_Rl617_1_P2 chromosome 9, CSIRO_AGI_Rlap_v1, whole genome shotgun sequence genome:
- the LOC139866478 gene encoding uncharacterized protein: MAARSFLYGGDTGGAAAVGGVGGLVFNSIDKRVPALDSIFASGSSHSFLGSRSMVSFEDKKSGSFFQPMDHDDNGDDEYDEYFHHPEKKRRLKADQIQFLEKSFETENKLEPERKIQLAKDLGLQPRQIAIWFQNRRARWKTKQLEKDYDILQESYNQLKANYNNLLEEKEKLKSEVLDLSGKLLQQETEKGTSDSSSTKSPCEPLQQEQVTDCVNDDVAVVSVESYSSSPGYLSDVQSLFERGESTYLFEPDQSDGPLDEEASLETMFVNTISSFLLPKIESGDYSNSYYLGFNVHDQDQPFGFWSY; encoded by the exons ATGGCTGCTCGGAGTTTTCTCTACGGTGGTGATACCGGTGGTGCTGCCGCCGTCGGTGGCGTTGGTGGGTTAGTATTTAACTCAATAGACAAAAGGGTGCCTGCTTTGGATTCCATTTTTGCCTCTGGATCCTCTCATTCTTTCCTAG GTTCCAGATCAATGGTTAGTTTTGAGGATAAAAAAAGTGGATCTTTTTTTCAACCAATGGATCATGATGACAATGGAGACGATGAATATGATGAATACTTTCATCATCCTGAGAAAAAAAGGCGTCTAAAAGCAGATCAAATTCAGTTCTTGGAAAAAAGTTTCGAAACAGAAAACAAACTCGAACCAGAAAGAAAGATTCAGTTAGCCAAAGACCTTGGACTGCAACCTAGACAAATTGCAATCTGGTTCCAAAACCGACGTGCACGTTGGAAGACCAAACAGCTAGAAAAAGACTATGATATTCTTCAAGAAAGCTACAATCAACTCAAGGCTAATTACAACAATCTCCTTGAAGAAAAGGAAAAATTAAAATCCGAG GTTCTTGATTTAAGTGGCAAGCTACTTCAACAAGAGACTGAAAAGGGGACCTCTGATTCATCAAGTACCAAAAGCCCATGTGAGCCCCTACAACAGGAACAGGTTACAGATTGTGTGAATGATGATGTGGCAGTAGTTAGTGTTGAGAGCTACTCGAGCAGCCCTGGCTACTTGAGTGATGTCCAATCTTTATTTGAGCGGGGCGAGTCAACGTATTTGTTTGAACCAGATCAAAGTGATGGACCTTTAGATGAAGAAGCTAGCTTGGAAACAATGTTTGTAAATACAATTAGTAGTTTCTTGTTACCAAAGATTGAAAGTGGTGATTACTCAAATTCCTATTACCTTGGGTTTAATGTTCATGATCAAGATCAACCTTTTGGCTTTTGGTCTTATTGA